One Bacteroidota bacterium DNA window includes the following coding sequences:
- a CDS encoding DUF393 domain-containing protein — MASEHFYPVLLFDGICNYCNRWVNFIIRHDKKKKFRFTTLQSEVGKKILKEHAVSVKEESAVLIYNNKVYLQSSAGLHILYHLGGIYSLAFVFIIVPAFIRNFCYNLIARNRYKWWGKRSECMIPSDGVKDRFL, encoded by the coding sequence ATGGCGTCAGAACATTTCTATCCTGTTCTTCTCTTTGACGGTATCTGCAATTACTGCAACCGCTGGGTTAACTTTATCATTCGTCACGATAAGAAAAAGAAATTCCGTTTCACCACTTTGCAGTCGGAGGTGGGAAAAAAAATACTGAAAGAGCATGCTGTTTCTGTAAAAGAAGAAAGCGCAGTGCTGATCTATAATAACAAGGTATATCTCCAATCATCCGCAGGGCTTCATATATTATATCATCTGGGAGGAATTTATTCTCTTGCTTTTGTTTTCATTATTGTGCCCGCTTTCATCCGCAATTTTTGTTACAACCTGATTGCACGCAACCGCTATAAATGGTGGGGAAAAAGAAGCGAGTGCATGATTCCATCTGATGGTGTGAAAGATCGGTTTTTATAA
- a CDS encoding porin gives MKHFSLFRWIFPALLAGFFICKTSFAQQKDSVSTKKDSAKIIISGYVDAYYAYYTDSVGDGSFQKFPSVCPRSGFGLNTAMLTAQYDAEKIRGIVALQFGDIPLSSWSGTYNNIMEAHVGVRLCKKLWFDAGFFRTHFGTEGLLPKENIASSISVNTFYEPYYESGFRLNYNPTAELSINAYVLNGYNIYEDNNSMKSFGLLATYALGDKGNIGYSNYIGDDTPTAADSISHLRFHNNLFFNYQFGKLKMQLGGDYCMQENGDTLNKNNATMFSGVLGLKYQLKKKFAVYTREEIFNDPQGFMGGIIIDKQNKQTGLKLWGVTAGVEYKPTDNSYVRLEARQIEMDANQEIFRWKENEDSRLEILFHFGVSF, from the coding sequence ATGAAACATTTTTCTTTATTCAGATGGATTTTCCCTGCTCTCCTTGCAGGATTTTTTATTTGTAAAACTTCCTTCGCTCAGCAAAAAGATTCCGTCAGTACAAAAAAAGATTCTGCTAAAATTATTATCAGCGGATATGTTGACGCTTATTACGCTTATTATACCGACAGCGTTGGCGATGGCAGTTTCCAGAAGTTCCCTTCCGTTTGTCCGCGAAGCGGATTTGGATTAAACACGGCAATGCTCACGGCACAATATGACGCGGAAAAGATCCGGGGAATTGTTGCGCTTCAGTTTGGCGATATTCCGCTAAGCTCCTGGTCGGGCACATACAATAATATAATGGAAGCGCATGTTGGCGTCCGGCTATGCAAAAAGCTCTGGTTCGATGCAGGATTTTTCAGAACGCATTTCGGAACAGAAGGGCTTCTTCCCAAAGAAAACATTGCGAGTTCTATTTCTGTCAATACTTTTTATGAACCGTATTACGAAAGCGGCTTCCGTTTGAATTATAATCCTACTGCTGAACTTTCCATTAATGCGTATGTGCTGAACGGATATAATATCTATGAGGATAACAACAGCATGAAATCATTCGGGTTGCTTGCCACGTATGCGCTTGGAGATAAAGGAAACATCGGCTACAGCAATTACATTGGCGATGACACACCAACAGCTGCCGACAGCATTTCGCACCTGCGCTTTCACAATAATTTATTTTTCAATTACCAGTTCGGAAAACTTAAAATGCAACTGGGAGGAGATTACTGCATGCAGGAAAACGGAGACACATTAAATAAGAACAACGCAACCATGTTTAGCGGAGTGCTTGGATTGAAATATCAACTGAAGAAAAAGTTTGCAGTTTACACAAGAGAAGAAATCTTTAATGACCCGCAGGGATTCATGGGAGGAATTATTATTGACAAACAAAATAAACAAACCGGATTGAAATTGTGGGGAGTCACCGCAGGCGTTGAATACAAACCCACAGACAATTCATATGTTCGCCTGGAGGCAAGACAAATAGAGATGGATGCCAACCAGGAAATTTTCCGCTGGAAAGAAAACGAAGACAGCCGTTTGGAAATCTTATTTCATTTCGGAGTTTCATTTTGA
- a CDS encoding clan AA aspartic protease, giving the protein MTTSIPIQILKLDDGFHLLISIRVNGKAARALIDTGASQTVFDNTRIKHFLKSEKLEKHDKLSTGLGTNDMKSHLVVMEKISLGKIEIKNYKTVVIDLSHVNAAYKQMKQKPIDGVLGSDLLKKYKAVIDYGKKKLVITKI; this is encoded by the coding sequence ATGACTACTTCCATTCCAATTCAAATCTTAAAACTCGATGATGGCTTTCATCTTCTGATTTCCATCCGTGTAAACGGAAAAGCTGCCAGAGCGCTGATTGACACAGGCGCATCGCAAACGGTTTTTGATAACACGCGTATTAAACATTTCCTTAAGTCAGAAAAGCTGGAGAAGCACGACAAACTCTCCACCGGGCTGGGCACGAATGATATGAAAAGCCATTTAGTGGTGATGGAGAAGATTTCTCTGGGAAAGATTGAAATCAAAAACTATAAAACCGTTGTGATAGATTTGAGCCATGTGAATGCAGCGTACAAACAGATGAAACAAAAACCCATTGATGGCGTGCTGGGTTCCGACCTCCTCAAAAAATACAAAGCCGTGATTGATTACGGGAAGAAGAAATTAGTCATTACAAAAATCTGA
- a CDS encoding T9SS type A sorting domain-containing protein has product MNSVLSNAQPTTAMDFSMTDCNGQVHTLYSELDSGNAIIMEFWMNNCQSCVDAGSVLEVMYQNLKPTCGNNVRYFQTAFNNAELCHDINTWVATNGFSSVPFDSGAAQVAYYGSFGMPTVAVAAGNTHQLLYLSTQGLPVNDTSIIATAIRNYCTTGAGVSENDFQNSVIVSPNPTSGVFNVQTRLPDGQVSKFQNPPAAWAGVQMNSIEVYNVFGECIHQHISTSSHQQIDLREASDGIYFLKINTEQGFIRKKIVVAK; this is encoded by the coding sequence TTGAATTCGGTTCTTTCAAATGCCCAGCCAACCACCGCTATGGATTTCTCCATGACGGATTGCAACGGGCAGGTTCATACTCTTTACAGCGAACTTGATTCAGGCAATGCCATCATCATGGAATTCTGGATGAACAACTGCCAGTCCTGTGTGGATGCGGGTAGTGTGCTGGAAGTAATGTATCAGAATCTGAAACCCACTTGCGGAAACAATGTGCGCTACTTTCAAACAGCTTTTAATAACGCTGAACTCTGTCATGATATTAATACATGGGTGGCAACGAACGGGTTTTCTTCTGTTCCGTTTGATTCGGGTGCGGCACAGGTGGCGTATTACGGTTCTTTCGGAATGCCTACTGTGGCGGTGGCTGCCGGCAACACACACCAGCTTTTATATCTCAGCACACAGGGATTGCCCGTAAATGATACTTCAATAATAGCTACTGCCATCCGGAATTATTGTACAACAGGCGCAGGTGTTTCAGAAAATGATTTTCAGAATTCAGTTATTGTTTCTCCGAATCCAACGAGCGGAGTGTTCAATGTGCAGACCCGCCTGCCGGACGGGCAGGTGAGTAAATTTCAAAACCCGCCTGCGGCATGGGCAGGTGTGCAGATGAACAGCATAGAAGTTTATAATGTATTTGGAGAATGTATTCATCAGCATATCAGCACATCTTCACATCAGCAAATTGATTTGCGCGAAGCGTCCGATGGAATATATTTTCTGAAAATTAATACAGAGCAAGGATTTATCCGAAAAAAGATTGTCGTTGCAAAATAA
- a CDS encoding YdcF family protein encodes MIRKFASDLYYVKMFFFISKILSFLITPVIWVFVLLLFSLLSKNPKRKKRSLIWALCLFYFFSNSFILEEVNRVWEVPATHYKDLKTYDAGIVLGGMLEYDIDFDRLQFFRGADRLFQAVELYKTGVIKKIFFVGGSGSIEFAHIKEGMFVRRYLLTIGIPDKDIWIENESRNTHENAINAKGFLEEHQYQSGKFLLITSASHMRRAFGCFNKVRINVSPYSVDRNASPVRRYSFDHLFIPDVETLLKWDALIHEWIGMIVYKMKGYA; translated from the coding sequence ATGATTCGTAAATTCGCTTCTGATTTGTATTATGTAAAAATGTTTTTCTTCATTTCTAAAATATTATCCTTTCTTATTACTCCGGTCATCTGGGTTTTTGTGCTGCTTTTGTTTTCACTTCTTTCAAAAAATCCTAAAAGGAAAAAACGAAGTTTAATCTGGGCGCTTTGTTTGTTTTACTTTTTCTCCAACTCATTTATTCTCGAAGAAGTGAACCGGGTATGGGAAGTTCCCGCCACGCATTACAAAGATTTGAAAACCTATGATGCGGGAATTGTGCTTGGAGGAATGCTGGAATATGATATAGATTTTGACCGGTTGCAGTTTTTCAGAGGAGCTGACAGATTGTTTCAGGCAGTGGAATTATATAAAACAGGCGTCATCAAAAAAATATTTTTTGTTGGCGGAAGCGGAAGCATTGAGTTTGCCCATATTAAAGAAGGAATGTTTGTGCGCAGGTATTTGCTTACGATAGGAATTCCTGACAAAGACATCTGGATTGAAAATGAATCGCGCAACACGCATGAGAATGCCATTAACGCAAAAGGGTTTTTAGAAGAGCACCAATATCAGAGCGGAAAATTTTTGCTTATCACTTCTGCCAGCCATATGCGCAGGGCATTCGGCTGTTTTAATAAAGTTAGAATTAATGTTTCTCCCTATAGCGTTGACCGCAATGCAAGTCCTGTAAGGCGCTACTCATTTGATCATCTGTTTATTCCTGATGTTGAAACGCTTCTCAAATGGGATGCTCTCATCCATGAATGGATTGGAATGATTGTTTACAAGATGAAAGGTTACGCATAG
- a CDS encoding efflux RND transporter permease subunit translates to MLNKIIRYFLENRLVAFLLLLGFIGWGIANAPFDWKMNWFPRDPVAVDAIPDIGENQQIIATEWMGRNPEDIENQITYPLTTALLGIPGVKDIRSTSMFGMSFIYIIFEEKIDFYWSRSRILEKLNSLPPGTLPSGVQPTMGPDATALGQVFWYTLEGRDPKTGKPTGGWDPQELRTIQDFYLKYALNSVSGVAEVASVGGFVKEYQVDIDPDALKAHRIDVEQVMNAVMKSNIDVGAATIEINRAQYYVRGLGYIKKIQDLENAVVDVRENIPIRVKDVAKVNFGPAIRIGGLDKEGAEAVGAVVVARYKSNPLEVIDKIKKKIAEIAPGLPSKTLADGTVSKVSVVPFYDRTGLIKETIGTLESVLSHEVLISIIVIIVLLMNLRASIIVSFFLPVGVLMAFSAMKLFGVDANIVALSGIAIAIGVMVDLGIVDVENIIRHLEMPENHNAKGKKLLEVIYTGASEVRTAVTVALATTIVGFLPVFTMEAAEGKLFTPLAYTKTFALVASYISGMIALPALTYYIFSLRSDKKKLRTIFNSVIIIAGLLFTIFFGTYAALALTALGINNLLDHRWVENRKNIPNLINNFIILLAAGYYLAVEWLPLGAHNSTFVNFLFVAGIIAVVLGAISLMVRSYERVLRWCLVNKWKFMMIPLFTLLLGFTIWTGSEKMFGWAVDGIEKTGLNMRQSSAWEYMTHKFPGTGKEFMPSLNEGSFLLMPTTMPHSGVEENMDVIAMLDQRVRAIPEVENVVGKWGRVNSALDPSPVSMYENLINYKPEYILDEDGHRVRFKVDKEENFLLKDSTTYNINRDGYKNISDEQLISDDDGEYFRQWRPEIKKADDIWKEIIKAASIPGMTSAPKIQPIETRLIMLQTGMRAPMGMKVFGPDLATIEKVGIELENILKQVPSVSAPSVFADRIVGTPYLEIEIDREAIARYGLTVEDMQTTISAAIGGMKISTTVEGRERFPIRIRYAREFRDNPEDLKKILIPTPKMVQVPLGELAEITYKRGPQMIRGENTFLTGFVIFDKKSGYAEVDVVEEAQRFIDAKIKSGDFVVPPGVSYKFSGNFENQVRAAKRLMLVIPLSLLIIFLILYFQFKTVTASCIHFSGVFVAFAGGFIMIWLYGQDWFMNFSVAGMNMRDLFQMHTINLSVAVWVGFISLFGIATNDGVIMGTYIHQTFEKLKPTTIEEVRNAVVIAGKKRVRPAVMTAACAIIALLPVLTSTGKGADVMIPIAIPTFGGMIIQMMTMYIVPILQCVWRESVVKRELKSKL, encoded by the coding sequence ATGTTAAACAAAATCATCCGGTATTTTTTAGAAAACAGGTTAGTCGCCTTTCTTCTGCTTTTGGGATTTATCGGATGGGGAATTGCAAATGCTCCGTTCGATTGGAAAATGAATTGGTTCCCGCGTGATCCTGTTGCAGTGGATGCCATTCCCGATATAGGCGAAAACCAGCAAATCATCGCCACAGAATGGATGGGGCGAAACCCTGAAGACATAGAAAATCAAATCACTTATCCGCTCACTACTGCTTTGCTTGGAATTCCCGGTGTGAAAGATATCCGAAGCACCTCCATGTTCGGAATGTCTTTCATCTATATCATCTTTGAAGAAAAGATTGATTTTTACTGGAGCCGTTCCCGCATCCTCGAAAAATTAAATTCGCTTCCGCCCGGCACGTTGCCTTCGGGAGTTCAGCCAACAATGGGTCCGGATGCCACTGCGCTCGGACAGGTTTTCTGGTACACGCTTGAAGGACGCGATCCGAAAACCGGAAAACCAACGGGCGGCTGGGATCCGCAGGAGTTGCGCACCATTCAGGATTTTTATCTGAAGTATGCGCTCAATTCCGTATCCGGTGTTGCTGAAGTTGCATCGGTAGGTGGTTTCGTAAAAGAATATCAGGTGGACATTGATCCCGATGCGCTGAAAGCCCATCGCATTGATGTGGAGCAAGTGATGAATGCCGTAATGAAAAGCAATATTGATGTGGGCGCTGCCACCATTGAAATCAACCGGGCGCAATACTATGTGCGCGGACTTGGGTACATCAAAAAAATTCAGGATCTGGAAAACGCGGTGGTGGATGTGCGCGAAAACATTCCCATCCGCGTAAAAGATGTGGCGAAAGTGAACTTCGGTCCCGCCATCCGCATTGGCGGATTGGATAAAGAAGGCGCGGAAGCAGTTGGCGCTGTGGTGGTGGCGCGTTACAAATCAAATCCATTAGAAGTAATAGATAAAATCAAAAAGAAAATTGCAGAGATTGCCCCTGGTCTTCCTTCAAAAACTCTTGCCGATGGTACGGTTTCGAAAGTTTCTGTAGTTCCGTTTTATGACAGAACCGGATTGATAAAAGAAACAATCGGCACCTTGGAATCGGTGTTATCACACGAAGTGCTCATCTCCATTATTGTAATTATTGTTTTGTTGATGAACCTGAGAGCATCCATCATCGTTTCATTTTTTCTTCCCGTAGGTGTGCTGATGGCTTTCAGCGCCATGAAATTGTTTGGCGTTGACGCCAATATTGTTGCCCTTTCAGGAATCGCAATTGCCATCGGTGTGATGGTTGACCTTGGCATTGTGGATGTGGAGAATATTATCAGGCATCTGGAGATGCCCGAAAATCACAACGCAAAAGGAAAAAAATTGTTAGAAGTAATTTACACGGGCGCTTCTGAAGTAAGAACCGCTGTTACTGTGGCGCTTGCAACCACCATTGTAGGTTTTCTTCCTGTTTTCACTATGGAAGCAGCGGAAGGAAAACTCTTCACCCCATTGGCATACACAAAAACTTTTGCATTAGTTGCTTCCTATATATCCGGCATGATTGCATTGCCGGCATTGACCTATTATATTTTTTCTCTTCGTTCAGATAAAAAGAAACTGCGCACAATATTTAATAGTGTAATAATAATTGCCGGACTGCTATTCACAATTTTCTTTGGAACCTATGCGGCATTAGCGCTTACCGCTCTCGGAATTAATAATTTACTTGACCATCGCTGGGTGGAGAATCGTAAAAATATTCCAAACCTCATTAATAATTTTATCATACTTCTGGCAGCGGGGTATTACCTTGCAGTAGAATGGCTTCCGCTGGGAGCGCACAACAGCACATTTGTAAATTTTCTTTTTGTAGCCGGAATAATTGCCGTAGTGCTTGGAGCCATATCATTAATGGTTCGTAGCTATGAACGGGTATTGCGCTGGTGTTTGGTCAACAAGTGGAAATTTATGATGATTCCGCTTTTTACTCTTCTGCTGGGATTTACAATCTGGACAGGGAGCGAAAAAATGTTCGGATGGGCGGTGGATGGAATAGAAAAAACCGGATTGAATATGCGGCAATCATCTGCATGGGAATATATGACGCACAAATTTCCCGGAACAGGAAAAGAATTTATGCCCTCTTTGAACGAAGGTTCTTTTCTATTGATGCCTACCACCATGCCGCATTCGGGAGTAGAAGAAAATATGGATGTAATTGCCATGCTCGACCAGCGTGTGCGCGCAATTCCTGAAGTGGAAAATGTGGTGGGAAAATGGGGACGCGTAAATTCTGCTTTGGATCCTTCCCCTGTTTCCATGTATGAAAATCTTATCAACTACAAACCGGAATATATTCTGGATGAAGACGGACACCGTGTGAGATTTAAAGTGGATAAAGAAGAAAATTTTTTATTGAAGGACAGCACTACTTACAACATCAACAGAGATGGCTACAAAAATATTTCTGATGAGCAACTTATTTCCGATGATGATGGAGAATATTTTCGCCAATGGAGGCCAGAAATAAAAAAAGCCGATGACATCTGGAAAGAAATTATTAAAGCCGCTTCTATTCCCGGTATGACTTCCGCTCCGAAAATTCAGCCCATCGAAACCCGTCTTATCATGCTTCAAACCGGAATGCGCGCACCAATGGGAATGAAAGTATTTGGTCCCGACCTTGCCACCATCGAAAAAGTAGGAATTGAATTAGAAAATATTCTCAAACAGGTTCCTTCGGTTTCTGCGCCTTCTGTTTTTGCCGATCGCATCGTTGGAACACCTTATCTGGAAATTGAAATTGACCGCGAAGCTATTGCGCGATACGGATTAACGGTGGAAGATATGCAAACCACCATCAGTGCCGCCATAGGCGGCATGAAAATATCCACTACGGTGGAAGGGCGTGAACGATTTCCTATCCGCATACGTTATGCGCGTGAGTTCCGAGATAACCCTGAAGACCTGAAAAAAATTCTTATCCCAACACCTAAAATGGTTCAGGTTCCATTGGGTGAACTGGCAGAAATCACTTACAAGCGCGGTCCGCAAATGATTCGCGGGGAAAATACTTTTCTCACCGGCTTCGTGATTTTTGATAAGAAGTCCGGCTATGCCGAAGTGGATGTGGTGGAAGAAGCGCAGCGGTTCATTGATGCAAAAATTAAATCCGGTGATTTTGTTGTTCCCCCCGGTGTGAGTTATAAATTTTCAGGCAACTTTGAAAATCAGGTGAGAGCTGCCAAACGGCTCATGCTTGTTATCCCGCTGTCGTTACTCATAATATTTCTGATTCTCTATTTCCAGTTCAAAACTGTTACTGCATCCTGCATCCATTTTTCAGGTGTGTTCGTGGCATTTGCCGGAGGGTTTATTATGATCTGGCTTTATGGACAGGATTGGTTCATGAATTTTTCAGTGGCGGGAATGAATATGCGCGATTTATTTCAGATGCACACTATTAACCTGAGTGTAGCGGTATGGGTTGGATTTATTTCCTTGTTCGGAATTGCCACCAACGATGGTGTGATCATGGGAACATACATTCACCAGACATTTGAAAAATTAAAACCGACTACAATAGAAGAAGTACGCAATGCAGTGGTGATTGCAGGAAAAAAACGCGTGCGTCCTGCGGTAATGACAGCGGCATGCGCCATCATCGCATTGCTACCGGTATTAACCTCCACAGGAAAAGGAGCGGATGTGATGATTCCTATTGCCATTCCCACTTTTGGCGGAATGATTATTCAAATGATGACCATGTACATTGTGCCGATACTGCAATGCGTGTGGAGAGAAAGCGTTGTTAAAAGAGAATTGAAATCAAAATTATAA
- a CDS encoding ammonium transporter gives MFDTGTTGFMLLATSLVMLMTPGLAFFYGGLAGKRNILGIMIQSFVSMGITTIMWYICGYSLCFSGDAMGGLIGNFDKAFMRGVNLNSAFSGNKNIPEFVFMAYQMMFAIITPALITGAFVNRVTFKSYLVFLVLWQLLVYYPFAHMVWGGGLLAQWGVLDFAGGIVVHATAGFAALASVIYVGKRRDKESVPNSIPLIAIGTGLLWFGWYGFNAGSALDVNAVTGLAFLNTDVAASFAAITWLVIEWSLVKKPKFVGLLTGAVAGLATITPAAGFVSLNAAVAIGIASGSICYLAVHLKNKMGWDDALDVWGVHGIGGCLGTILLGVFASKFVNAAGADGLLHGGSTFFMHQVIAVLGACLYAFVFTYAMLFLINRVAKVRVNETGEDKGLDESEHGEKAYDEGVL, from the coding sequence ATGTTTGACACAGGAACCACCGGCTTTATGCTTCTTGCAACAAGTCTCGTCATGCTCATGACACCCGGACTTGCTTTCTTCTACGGAGGATTGGCAGGCAAACGAAACATTCTCGGAATCATGATTCAGAGTTTTGTTTCGATGGGAATCACCACCATCATGTGGTATATCTGCGGCTACTCGCTCTGCTTCAGCGGTGATGCTATGGGCGGCTTAATCGGAAATTTTGACAAAGCGTTCATGCGCGGAGTAAATCTGAATTCAGCATTTTCCGGAAACAAAAATATTCCTGAGTTTGTTTTCATGGCGTATCAGATGATGTTCGCCATTATCACGCCTGCGCTTATCACAGGAGCTTTTGTAAATCGTGTAACCTTCAAATCGTATTTGGTATTTCTTGTGCTCTGGCAATTGCTCGTTTATTATCCGTTCGCGCACATGGTGTGGGGAGGCGGATTGCTCGCGCAATGGGGCGTGCTTGATTTCGCAGGAGGTATTGTGGTTCACGCCACCGCAGGATTTGCTGCACTGGCTTCAGTTATATATGTTGGAAAACGAAGAGACAAAGAATCTGTTCCGAACAGTATTCCGCTCATCGCCATCGGAACCGGTTTGCTTTGGTTCGGCTGGTATGGATTCAATGCAGGCAGCGCGCTGGATGTAAATGCAGTTACGGGTCTTGCTTTTCTAAATACAGATGTTGCCGCCTCATTCGCTGCCATCACATGGCTCGTCATTGAATGGTCATTAGTGAAGAAGCCAAAGTTTGTCGGACTGCTCACAGGCGCAGTGGCGGGACTTGCCACCATCACTCCCGCGGCAGGATTTGTTTCGCTCAACGCGGCTGTAGCCATCGGCATTGCATCAGGAAGTATCTGCTACCTGGCAGTGCATCTTAAAAATAAAATGGGATGGGATGACGCGCTCGATGTGTGGGGCGTTCACGGAATTGGCGGATGCCTCGGCACCATTCTTCTCGGAGTGTTCGCATCAAAGTTTGTAAATGCCGCTGGCGCTGACGGTTTGCTTCACGGTGGTTCAACTTTCTTCATGCATCAGGTGATTGCCGTGCTGGGCGCCTGCCTCTATGCGTTTGTGTTTACGTACGCAATGCTCTTTTTGATAAATAGGGTTGCCAAAGTGCGGGTGAACGAAACAGGCGAGGATAAAGGGCTGGATGAATCAGAACACGGTGAGAAAGCGTATGATGAGGGGGTTTTGTAA
- the mdh gene encoding malate dehydrogenase has protein sequence MKITVVGAGNVGATCADVIAQRDYANEVWLLDIKPNFAEGKALDIWQAAPIHLYDSRVKGSTNDYSKTANSDIVIITSGLPRKPGMSRDDLISTNAGIVKSVTENILKYSPNTILIIVSNPLDVMTYCAYLTAKKPSSKVFGMAGILDTARFRAFLATELDCSPKDIQAVLMGGHGDTMVPLPRYTTVSGIPVTELIAKDKLDAIIDRTKKGGGEIVNLLGTSAWYAPGAAAAQMAEAIALDQKRIFPVCALLNGEYGMKDIYLGVPVKLGKNGIEQIIELKLNAEEKKLLDDSAKAVKEVMGVLDNMKVTA, from the coding sequence ATGAAAATAACTGTGGTTGGAGCCGGAAACGTAGGAGCAACCTGCGCTGACGTTATCGCTCAAAGAGATTATGCCAACGAAGTTTGGCTATTGGACATCAAACCAAATTTTGCCGAAGGAAAAGCCCTCGACATCTGGCAGGCGGCTCCCATTCATCTGTATGATTCGCGTGTGAAGGGAAGCACAAATGATTATTCCAAGACAGCGAACTCGGATATTGTTATCATCACATCAGGTCTTCCGCGCAAACCGGGCATGAGCCGCGATGATTTGATTTCTACCAACGCGGGCATTGTGAAATCGGTTACCGAAAATATTCTGAAGTATTCTCCCAACACCATTCTCATCATTGTGAGCAATCCGCTGGATGTAATGACGTATTGCGCTTATCTCACCGCGAAAAAACCTTCTTCAAAAGTTTTCGGAATGGCAGGAATTTTAGATACAGCCCGCTTCCGCGCTTTCCTTGCTACGGAATTAGATTGCTCACCCAAAGATATTCAGGCGGTGCTCATGGGCGGGCATGGCGATACCATGGTTCCGCTGCCGCGCTACACTACCGTTAGCGGAATTCCGGTCACCGAACTTATCGCGAAAGATAAATTAGATGCCATCATTGACCGCACTAAAAAAGGCGGTGGAGAAATTGTAAACCTTCTTGGCACTTCTGCCTGGTATGCACCGGGCGCTGCTGCCGCTCAAATGGCAGAAGCCATTGCGCTTGACCAGAAACGGATTTTCCCGGTGTGCGCGCTGCTCAACGGAGAATACGGAATGAAAGACATTTATCTGGGCGTTCCTGTTAAACTCGGTAAGAACGGTATTGAGCAGATCATCGAACTCAAACTGAATGCCGAAGAGAAAAAATTGTTGGATGATTCAGCAAAAGCCGTGAAGGAAGTGATGGGCGTGCTGGATAATATGAAAGTAACTGCCTGA